The Algoriphagus sanaruensis genome window below encodes:
- a CDS encoding SDR family oxidoreductase, with protein sequence MKFKDKVVIITGATSGIGEACAEVFGREGAKIAITGRNPEKLQNSLLKLKSKGVDAISILADAASEKDNQNLAEETLKHFGRIDVLINNAGIGMRALFEAMDLEVFKKVMDTNFYGSVYATKYCLPAILESKGSIIGISSINGYRGTPARTAYTASKYAMNGFFESLRTEVMKKGVHVLVVAPGFTESNIRNIALTADGSSQGESPRDEAKMMTSAEVAEHILKATLNRKRDIVLTLQGKMAVFLNKWMPGILDGIVYNQMAKEKDSPFN encoded by the coding sequence ATGAAATTCAAAGACAAAGTCGTAATCATCACCGGAGCCACTTCAGGAATCGGTGAAGCGTGTGCGGAGGTTTTTGGTCGGGAAGGCGCCAAAATCGCCATTACGGGTAGAAATCCAGAAAAACTTCAAAACTCTCTTCTTAAACTCAAGTCAAAAGGGGTCGATGCGATTTCGATTTTGGCGGATGCTGCCTCCGAGAAAGACAATCAAAATTTGGCGGAGGAAACCTTGAAGCATTTTGGGAGAATCGATGTGTTGATCAATAATGCCGGAATCGGTATGCGAGCACTTTTTGAAGCCATGGACCTGGAAGTTTTCAAAAAGGTGATGGATACTAACTTTTATGGATCGGTATATGCCACCAAATATTGCCTTCCTGCAATTCTGGAATCCAAAGGTTCGATCATTGGCATTTCCTCTATCAACGGCTATCGAGGTACTCCAGCTCGAACAGCCTACACCGCCAGCAAATATGCAATGAATGGATTTTTTGAATCTCTTCGTACTGAAGTGATGAAAAAGGGAGTTCATGTATTGGTTGTCGCTCCTGGTTTTACTGAATCCAACATTCGAAATATTGCGCTAACTGCGGATGGTTCTTCTCAAGGAGAATCTCCGAGAGACGAAGCTAAAATGATGACTTCAGCGGAAGTAGCTGAACATATACTGAAAGCAACCCTAAATCGGAAACGAGACATCGTGTTGACCTTGCAAGGAAAAATGGCCGTTTTTCTCAATAAATGGATGCCGGGAATTCTCGACGGAATTGTCTATAATCAGATGGCAAAAGAAAAAGACTCGCCATTCAACTAA
- the rlmD gene encoding 23S rRNA (uracil(1939)-C(5))-methyltransferase RlmD, translated as MSRKMKNKVITNLLIERIASEGKCVGHHEGKVVFVSGVAPGDVVDVRITKGKSSFMEGEAIRFHEYSKDRIEPFCSHFGTCGGCKWQHINYDLQKTYKRQQVVDQFERIAKVPTPEVAPTLGSKQIQYYRNKLDFTFSNKKWLTLDQIRSEAEFDRNALGFHIPKMFDKIIDIEHCYLQGGISNEVRNALREFALAGKFSFYDIREQVGLLRNLIIRTTSTGQTMVIVQFGENDPESIKVVMEFLKDRFPEITSLLYVINTKGNETFHDLELVTYAGLPYIEEEMEGLKFRVGPKSFYQTNSEQAYELYKVARDFAQLKGDEVVYDLYTGTGTIANFVAKQAKQVIGVEYVEAAIEDAKLNSQINGIENTLFYAGDMKDILNEEFISNHAKPDVIITDPPRAGMDEKVVQMLLRLEAPTIVYVSCNPATQARDLALLGEKYQVEKVQPVDMFPQTYHVENVVRLTLKS; from the coding sequence ATGTCGAGAAAAATGAAAAATAAGGTCATCACCAACCTCTTGATCGAGCGCATTGCATCTGAAGGCAAATGTGTTGGACATCATGAAGGGAAAGTGGTGTTTGTCTCAGGAGTAGCACCCGGTGATGTTGTTGATGTCCGGATTACAAAGGGTAAAAGTTCATTCATGGAGGGTGAGGCTATCCGATTCCACGAATATTCCAAGGATAGAATCGAACCCTTCTGTTCTCATTTTGGAACATGCGGAGGCTGCAAGTGGCAACACATCAACTATGATCTACAAAAGACCTACAAGCGTCAGCAAGTGGTGGATCAATTTGAGCGGATTGCTAAAGTTCCGACCCCAGAAGTAGCTCCGACACTTGGTTCCAAGCAGATTCAATACTACCGAAACAAACTAGATTTCACCTTTTCCAACAAAAAATGGTTGACTCTTGATCAAATTAGATCTGAGGCTGAATTTGACCGAAACGCTTTGGGATTCCATATTCCTAAAATGTTTGATAAAATCATCGACATCGAGCATTGCTACCTTCAGGGAGGAATTTCCAACGAAGTTCGAAATGCGCTTAGAGAATTTGCCCTAGCGGGAAAATTCAGCTTCTATGACATCCGTGAGCAAGTAGGCCTCTTACGAAACTTGATCATCCGTACCACCAGCACCGGGCAAACTATGGTAATTGTTCAATTTGGTGAAAATGACCCCGAGTCAATTAAAGTTGTGATGGAGTTTTTGAAGGACCGTTTCCCAGAAATCACCTCCCTGCTTTACGTGATCAATACCAAAGGCAATGAAACCTTTCATGATTTGGAATTGGTGACTTATGCTGGACTGCCATACATCGAAGAGGAAATGGAAGGACTCAAATTCAGAGTTGGTCCAAAATCCTTTTACCAAACCAATTCAGAGCAGGCTTATGAACTCTACAAGGTGGCTCGGGATTTTGCCCAGCTAAAAGGGGATGAAGTAGTATATGACCTTTACACCGGAACAGGGACGATTGCTAATTTTGTGGCCAAGCAAGCCAAGCAGGTAATCGGAGTGGAATATGTCGAGGCAGCCATCGAAGATGCCAAGCTAAATTCCCAAATCAATGGGATTGAAAATACGCTTTTCTATGCCGGGGATATGAAGGATATTCTCAATGAGGAATTCATTTCCAATCATGCCAAACCTGATGTAATAATCACCGATCCACCTCGAGCCGGAATGGATGAAAAAGTAGTTCAAATGCTGCTTAGGCTGGAAGCACCAACCATCGTTTATGTCTCCTGTAACCCGGCAACTCAGGCAAGAGATTTGGCTCTTTTGGGAGAGAAATATCAAGTCGAAAAAGTCCAGCCTGTGGACATGTTTCCTCAGACTTATCATGTAGAAAATGTCGTACGCTTAACCCTCAAATCATGA
- a CDS encoding ATP-binding cassette domain-containing protein, translating to MTSKILLEIENAQVNYLGKATFYQLNFIWQEGQQWAITGDSGRELTAFLETLRGSTHLPKGRISRTFASEYIAQKTDEGSVHSFRDLIAYVSQQYRFRNKSNLQNFYFQQRFNSSEADEAATVSAYLKENSTPIPGPWTLEKVAALFRLTPLLDSSILMLSNGETRRLALALGLLRQPKIYLMDQPMTGLDQESRAAFGDFLKAIISEGIHVLITTSSAEIPEGITHVGELKSSGKIQIWERENYSLNKNQSKDLPWNSDVMKALLEGLPKAENEVIRLENVSIRYGEKTILNQVNWQVNPGERWQLKGKNGSGKSTLISLLIGENPQAYSQNFWLFGRKRGSGESIWDVKRPIGFVAPELVRFFPSNQTVRKVILSGFFDTMGLFKKTTAEQESKMNQWLQLFNLETFANLPIQRIPLEQQRWTLLARALIKAPKLLILDEASQGMDERQRVIFRETVQKILELTPITLIYVSHYQEDIPENVDRIFELS from the coding sequence TTGACTTCCAAAATCCTGCTTGAAATCGAAAACGCCCAGGTGAATTACCTGGGAAAGGCTACTTTTTATCAGCTCAATTTCATTTGGCAGGAAGGCCAACAATGGGCAATCACCGGAGATTCAGGCAGGGAATTGACTGCATTCTTAGAAACTTTGAGAGGGTCTACCCACCTACCGAAAGGCAGAATTTCGAGGACATTTGCTTCGGAATATATCGCTCAAAAAACAGATGAAGGTAGCGTTCACAGCTTTCGAGATTTGATCGCTTACGTGTCCCAACAGTACCGATTCCGGAACAAATCCAACCTCCAAAACTTCTATTTTCAGCAGCGATTTAACAGTTCTGAAGCAGATGAAGCAGCTACCGTTAGCGCGTATTTGAAAGAAAATTCCACACCCATTCCTGGACCTTGGACGCTTGAAAAAGTAGCCGCTTTATTTCGACTCACTCCCCTTTTGGATTCCTCAATTTTGATGCTTTCTAATGGAGAAACCAGGCGACTTGCATTGGCTTTGGGACTGCTCCGTCAACCCAAAATCTACCTTATGGATCAACCCATGACTGGTCTGGATCAGGAAAGTCGGGCGGCATTTGGAGATTTTCTTAAAGCCATCATTTCAGAGGGAATTCATGTGCTTATCACCACCTCTTCGGCCGAAATTCCTGAAGGAATTACCCATGTAGGAGAGTTAAAATCTAGTGGAAAAATTCAGATTTGGGAACGAGAAAATTACTCATTGAACAAAAATCAATCTAAAGATTTACCATGGAATAGTGATGTCATGAAAGCACTTTTGGAGGGATTACCTAAGGCAGAAAATGAGGTAATCCGACTCGAAAACGTGAGCATTCGATATGGTGAAAAGACCATTCTCAACCAGGTCAATTGGCAGGTAAATCCTGGTGAACGATGGCAACTGAAAGGAAAAAACGGGTCCGGAAAATCTACTTTAATCAGCCTTCTGATCGGTGAAAATCCCCAAGCCTATTCCCAAAATTTCTGGCTTTTTGGACGAAAAAGAGGAAGTGGGGAAAGCATTTGGGATGTCAAGCGACCGATTGGATTTGTAGCTCCTGAATTGGTCCGCTTTTTTCCGTCTAACCAAACTGTTCGAAAAGTAATTCTTTCCGGCTTTTTCGATACAATGGGTTTATTCAAGAAAACCACCGCTGAACAAGAGTCAAAAATGAATCAATGGCTTCAACTTTTTAATTTGGAGACATTTGCAAACCTTCCCATCCAGCGTATTCCTTTGGAACAGCAGCGCTGGACTTTATTGGCTAGAGCACTGATCAAAGCTCCCAAACTGCTTATTTTGGATGAAGCTTCGCAGGGAATGGATGAAAGACAGCGAGTGATTTTTAGAGAAACAGTGCAGAAAATCCTAGAGCTCACTCCGATTACTCTTATTTATGTGAGTCACTATCAAGAAGATATTCCAGAAAATGTGGATAGAATTTTTGAATTGAGTTAG
- a CDS encoding aminotransferase class V-fold PLP-dependent enzyme — MRSRRSFIQKLGLGMAIPSISGFDFPSPALPSFPKSTLEGEEYWSELRKQFPLTADRIYLNNGTFGPAPFSVLQAMEASNLKINTSGEYGNSDQERIKLAEFFGIKPTEFSITHNTTEGINIMAFGVPMKAGDEVILTTHEHAGNALPWLNRAKLDGIVLRTFEPKSTQTENLTEIQKLINPRTKVIAIPHVTCTTGLVFPIKEICDMARKTGILTAIDGAHGAGTFDLDLYDLGCDFYAGCFHKWMLGPSGTAFLFVKEESLEKLKPVMIGGHSDIGWDLTVNPPEFKGYVPSARRFDYGTQSKTLAVGMVAAADFHTQIGKEKIEVRVRELNQYLFEGLQQLGSKLEILTPEEKESRIAVLSFRPKNMDFTACGAELGKAGFRVRLVHEGKVNAVRVSTHIYNNKKELDAFLNKLDRT; from the coding sequence ATGAGAAGCAGAAGATCTTTCATCCAAAAACTTGGATTGGGAATGGCTATTCCATCTATTTCCGGTTTTGATTTTCCATCCCCTGCTCTTCCTTCCTTCCCAAAATCTACCTTAGAAGGAGAAGAATATTGGTCAGAGCTTCGAAAGCAATTTCCATTGACAGCTGATCGGATATACCTCAATAATGGAACTTTTGGACCTGCTCCTTTTTCCGTCTTGCAAGCCATGGAAGCGAGTAATCTAAAAATCAATACTTCTGGGGAATACGGAAATTCCGATCAAGAGAGAATCAAGTTGGCTGAGTTCTTCGGGATAAAACCGACTGAATTTTCAATCACCCACAACACCACCGAGGGAATCAATATTATGGCCTTTGGGGTACCGATGAAAGCTGGGGATGAAGTTATTCTTACTACCCACGAGCATGCTGGAAATGCCCTTCCATGGCTGAATCGAGCTAAACTAGACGGAATAGTACTTCGAACATTTGAACCCAAATCCACGCAAACGGAAAATCTGACTGAAATTCAAAAACTGATTAATCCTCGAACCAAGGTCATTGCAATCCCTCATGTCACTTGTACCACAGGTTTGGTATTTCCAATCAAAGAAATATGTGACATGGCTCGGAAAACGGGAATTCTGACTGCAATCGATGGGGCCCATGGCGCAGGAACCTTTGATTTGGACTTGTATGACTTAGGCTGTGATTTCTATGCAGGCTGTTTTCATAAGTGGATGCTAGGTCCCAGCGGCACAGCTTTTCTTTTTGTGAAAGAAGAGTCTCTGGAAAAGCTTAAACCAGTCATGATCGGAGGACACTCAGACATCGGTTGGGATTTGACTGTAAATCCTCCTGAATTCAAGGGTTATGTGCCTTCAGCCAGACGGTTTGACTATGGCACTCAAAGCAAAACCTTGGCCGTCGGTATGGTAGCGGCAGCTGATTTTCACACCCAAATCGGAAAAGAAAAAATTGAGGTCCGAGTCCGGGAATTGAATCAATATTTATTTGAAGGACTTCAGCAGCTAGGTTCTAAACTGGAAATATTAACTCCCGAAGAAAAAGAATCTAGAATAGCCGTTTTATCCTTTCGGCCAAAGAATATGGATTTCACTGCTTGCGGAGCGGAACTAGGAAAGGCTGGCTTTCGCGTAAGGTTAGTCCATGAAGGTAAGGTTAATGCGGTTCGAGTTTCTACCCACATTTACAACAACAAGAAGGAACTCGATGCGTTTTTGAACAAACTAGATCGAACTTAG
- a CDS encoding iron chaperone codes for MMNPKPTSVEEYFSWFPPEIQAKLQQMRETLREALPHAKEVISYSMPAFKTTEVLVYYAAAKKHMGYYPTGSGVSEFKNELSGYVTSKGAIQFPFDQDLPLELISQIAQFRDEEAKLRAELKKKR; via the coding sequence ATGATGAACCCAAAACCTACCTCTGTTGAAGAATACTTTTCTTGGTTCCCTCCAGAGATTCAAGCTAAGCTCCAGCAAATGAGAGAAACCCTTCGAGAAGCACTTCCCCATGCCAAAGAGGTGATCAGTTATAGTATGCCGGCATTTAAGACCACGGAGGTCTTGGTATATTATGCTGCCGCAAAAAAACATATGGGATATTATCCTACAGGGTCTGGAGTATCAGAATTTAAAAATGAACTGTCTGGATACGTGACTTCCAAAGGGGCAATTCAGTTTCCATTTGATCAGGATCTCCCTTTGGAATTGATAAGTCAGATTGCTCAGTTTAGGGACGAAGAAGCCAAACTGAGGGCAGAATTAAAGAAAAAGCGCTAG
- a CDS encoding nucleotide pyrophosphohydrolase yields MEKNLTIAQAQELVDQWIKTVGVRYFNELTNMTILMEEVGELARIMSRTYGEQSFKESDKGKDLGDEMADVLWVLICLANQTGVDLTKALEKNFEKKNIRDLDRHKNNEKLK; encoded by the coding sequence ATGGAAAAAAATCTCACCATCGCTCAAGCTCAAGAACTCGTAGATCAATGGATCAAAACCGTCGGGGTTCGGTATTTCAATGAACTTACCAACATGACTATTCTGATGGAGGAGGTTGGGGAACTGGCCCGAATCATGTCCAGAACCTACGGGGAACAGTCTTTCAAAGAATCCGACAAAGGCAAAGACCTAGGAGATGAGATGGCAGACGTGCTGTGGGTTTTGATCTGCCTAGCCAATCAAACCGGAGTGGATCTGACCAAAGCTTTGGAGAAAAACTTTGAGAAAAAGAACATCCGGGATCTGGATCGGCATAAGAATAATGAGAAGTTGAAATGA
- a CDS encoding M81 family metallopeptidase: MKNLFALGFLILTMFSCSEKEKPLPRIAIAGIAIESSTFSPALTEESAFKARVGEEVFTYYPFMEKDSSTRARAQWFPTLRGHAIPGGIVSKEAYESLLGKTLDMLKQNLPYDGLFLDIHGAMSVVGLDDPEGDMIARIREVVGPETIISTSMDLHGNVSERLAGHSDLITCYRMAPHEDAIESKKRALVNLLDRIESGKGKPKYKAWIPVPILLPGEKTSTRIEPGNGLYAKVDPETKKEGVIDAAIWIGYAWADEPRNHAVVMVTGDDEKQVKESAEYLAKSFWDVRNQFEFVAPVAYLDESVEMALKSEKKPFVISDMGDNPTAGGAGDVTWTLTELLKRPEFKSETGPELIYASIPGPDLVAKAKTAGIGNTVEGLAGAMVDNRFAPPVLLKGKVLAIKEGDQDAKTEVVVQVGSIKIIVTEKRKPYHYLKDFTELGLDPTNTDVLVVKIGYLVPELYDLRGDWIMALTPGGVDQDLERLGYKRIKRPMFPLDKDMPEPDLSVKWIPSSSDF; encoded by the coding sequence ATGAAAAATCTATTTGCTCTTGGTTTTCTAATCCTTACAATGTTCTCCTGTTCGGAAAAAGAAAAACCACTTCCTCGGATCGCTATTGCAGGAATCGCAATTGAGTCGAGTACCTTTTCTCCAGCTCTAACTGAAGAATCAGCCTTTAAAGCCAGAGTGGGAGAGGAGGTTTTTACCTATTATCCGTTTATGGAAAAAGATTCCTCCACCCGCGCACGGGCGCAATGGTTCCCCACGCTTCGTGGTCATGCCATCCCCGGAGGAATTGTGAGCAAGGAGGCGTATGAATCGCTTCTGGGTAAAACGCTGGACATGCTGAAGCAAAACCTGCCTTATGACGGGCTTTTTCTGGATATCCATGGAGCGATGAGCGTGGTAGGTTTGGATGATCCGGAGGGAGATATGATTGCTCGGATTCGAGAAGTAGTTGGACCAGAAACCATCATTTCCACGTCTATGGATTTGCATGGAAATGTATCGGAGCGACTTGCAGGACATTCTGACCTGATTACCTGCTATCGAATGGCTCCCCACGAAGATGCAATTGAATCCAAAAAGCGGGCTTTGGTCAATCTCTTGGATCGAATCGAAAGCGGAAAAGGCAAGCCCAAGTACAAAGCTTGGATTCCTGTACCGATTTTGCTTCCCGGTGAAAAGACAAGCACTCGAATCGAGCCTGGAAATGGCCTTTACGCCAAAGTGGACCCAGAAACCAAAAAAGAAGGCGTGATCGATGCCGCAATCTGGATTGGATATGCTTGGGCCGACGAGCCTCGAAATCATGCCGTGGTAATGGTTACCGGAGATGATGAAAAGCAGGTGAAAGAGAGCGCCGAATACCTGGCAAAAAGCTTCTGGGATGTCCGAAATCAATTTGAATTTGTGGCTCCGGTTGCCTATTTGGATGAAAGTGTGGAAATGGCGCTGAAAAGCGAGAAGAAGCCTTTTGTGATTTCAGATATGGGCGACAATCCTACGGCCGGTGGTGCGGGTGACGTGACATGGACGCTGACAGAACTTCTGAAAAGGCCTGAATTCAAATCCGAAACAGGCCCCGAATTGATTTATGCTTCGATCCCTGGACCGGATTTGGTAGCGAAAGCAAAAACAGCGGGAATCGGAAATACAGTGGAAGGTCTTGCCGGTGCGATGGTGGACAATCGCTTTGCTCCTCCTGTGCTTTTGAAGGGAAAAGTCCTAGCGATAAAGGAAGGAGATCAAGATGCCAAGACCGAGGTAGTGGTGCAGGTGGGTTCGATAAAGATCATCGTAACTGAAAAGCGCAAGCCGTATCATTACTTGAAGGATTTCACCGAACTGGGTCTTGACCCCACTAACACAGATGTCTTGGTAGTGAAGATTGGTTATTTAGTACCCGAACTGTATGACCTCCGTGGAGATTGGATTATGGCCTTGACGCCAGGCGGAGTAGATCAGGATTTGGAAAGACTGGGCTATAAGCGAATCAAGCGGCCTATGTTTCCTTTGGATAAGGATATGCCCGAACCTGATTTGAGCGTGAAGTGGATACCGAGTTCAAGTGATTTTTAA
- a CDS encoding SDR family NAD(P)-dependent oxidoreductase, with the protein MKLQGKSVIVTGATSGMGKAIATRFIQEGAQVILNGRDESRGKSLEAELNQGGKKAVFVPGDVSSPDVNRQLVQAALDHFGQIDIISTNAGRLGLGSVTDLRVEDWNQTLATNLSSVYYLCHFAIPEMLKTEGGVILVNGSIAAFKSFPNHAAYNASKAGLVALVKEMALDYGPKIRVNAICPGPVDTPLIWDSAKAFENPDTIVQQTANSTLIKRLGTPEDIANLALFLVSEESSWMTGAAVTIDGGISVK; encoded by the coding sequence ATGAAACTTCAAGGAAAGTCTGTAATTGTCACCGGTGCCACAAGTGGAATGGGAAAAGCTATCGCAACCCGTTTTATACAGGAAGGTGCTCAGGTGATTCTGAATGGAAGAGACGAATCTCGAGGAAAAAGTTTAGAAGCTGAGTTGAATCAGGGAGGAAAAAAGGCGGTATTTGTCCCAGGGGATGTTTCCAGTCCAGACGTTAACCGCCAATTGGTTCAGGCTGCCCTTGATCATTTTGGCCAAATCGATATAATTTCCACCAATGCAGGAAGACTAGGCTTGGGTTCTGTAACCGATTTAAGGGTAGAGGATTGGAACCAAACTCTAGCCACTAATCTCAGTTCGGTGTATTACCTCTGCCATTTTGCAATCCCCGAAATGCTGAAGACCGAAGGCGGAGTGATTTTGGTAAATGGCTCTATTGCCGCTTTTAAATCCTTTCCTAACCATGCTGCTTACAATGCAAGTAAGGCTGGACTCGTCGCTTTGGTAAAAGAAATGGCTTTAGATTATGGCCCAAAAATCAGAGTAAATGCGATTTGCCCGGGTCCAGTAGATACTCCTTTAATTTGGGATTCGGCCAAGGCTTTTGAAAACCCCGACACCATCGTTCAGCAGACTGCCAACTCAACCTTGATTAAGCGGCTAGGCACACCAGAAGATATCGCCAACCTTGCTCTGTTTTTGGTTTCTGAAGAATCCAGTTGGATGACGGGTGCAGCAGTTACAATCGATGGTGGAATTTCGGTAAAATAA
- the hisIE gene encoding bifunctional phosphoribosyl-AMP cyclohydrolase/phosphoribosyl-ATP diphosphatase HisIE produces the protein MTMNIDFTKMNGLIPAIVQDAMSGKVLMQGYMNEEALAKTKETGMVTFFSRSKDRLWTKGETSGNFMEVVSIAGDCDGDSILVKANPRGPVCHTGSDTCWDEENTSKTGFIDQLRAIIKDRKNNPSDKSYTASLFAKGINKVAQKVGEEAVEIVIEAKDDNKELFLGEAADLLFHYLVLLEAKGYELDEVMEVLIQRHKK, from the coding sequence ATAACCATGAATATCGATTTCACGAAAATGAACGGCCTCATCCCTGCTATTGTACAGGATGCAATGAGTGGAAAAGTCCTGATGCAGGGCTATATGAACGAGGAGGCCTTGGCAAAAACGAAAGAGACTGGCATGGTCACTTTTTTCTCCAGAAGCAAGGATCGTTTGTGGACGAAAGGAGAGACTTCTGGTAATTTTATGGAGGTAGTTTCGATTGCAGGGGATTGTGATGGGGATTCCATTTTAGTAAAGGCTAACCCGAGAGGACCTGTGTGTCATACGGGTTCGGATACTTGCTGGGATGAAGAAAATACCTCCAAAACTGGCTTTATCGATCAACTTCGTGCCATCATCAAGGATCGAAAAAACAATCCTTCAGATAAATCTTACACCGCTTCCCTTTTTGCCAAGGGAATTAATAAAGTAGCTCAGAAAGTAGGGGAAGAAGCCGTGGAAATCGTGATTGAAGCGAAAGATGACAATAAAGAGCTTTTCCTTGGAGAAGCAGCTGATCTTCTTTTCCACTATCTGGTACTACTAGAAGCTAAAGGCTATGAGTTGGATGAAGTGATGGAAGTGCTTATTCAGCGACACAAAAAATAA
- the hisF gene encoding imidazole glycerol phosphate synthase subunit HisF → MLTKRIIPCLDIKDGRTVKGVNFVQLRDAGDPVELAKIYSDEGADELVFLDITATVDKRKTLAELVTKVAKAINIPFTVGGGISTVEDVKVLLAAGADKISINSAAVKNPGVIDEMAKEFGSQCVVVAIDTRNVDRLDFVHTHGGRKPTLLRTQAWAQEVADRGAGEILLTSMDHDGTKAGFANELTAEISAALSIPVIASGGAGSMPHFKDVFTFGKADAALAASIFHFKEIGIPELKEYLIGEGISIRK, encoded by the coding sequence ATGCTAACAAAGAGAATCATTCCCTGCCTCGATATCAAAGACGGCCGCACGGTCAAAGGGGTCAATTTTGTCCAGCTTCGGGATGCCGGGGATCCGGTCGAGTTGGCCAAAATTTACTCTGATGAAGGGGCTGACGAACTCGTCTTTTTGGATATAACGGCGACTGTTGACAAGCGAAAAACCCTCGCAGAATTGGTGACCAAAGTAGCCAAGGCGATCAATATTCCTTTCACCGTAGGTGGAGGCATTTCCACGGTGGAGGATGTGAAGGTGCTTTTGGCAGCAGGCGCAGATAAGATTTCCATCAATTCTGCAGCAGTCAAAAATCCAGGAGTGATTGACGAAATGGCCAAAGAATTTGGTTCGCAATGTGTCGTGGTAGCGATCGATACCCGAAATGTGGATAGATTAGATTTTGTCCATACTCACGGAGGGAGAAAGCCTACCTTGCTCAGAACCCAAGCCTGGGCTCAGGAAGTTGCCGATCGGGGAGCGGGTGAGATTTTGCTTACGTCCATGGATCATGATGGGACCAAAGCAGGATTTGCCAATGAACTCACTGCTGAAATTTCCGCGGCTCTATCGATCCCCGTGATTGCTTCTGGAGGAGCGGGAAGTATGCCGCATTTCAAGGATGTGTTTACCTTTGGAAAAGCCGACGCAGCTCTGGCCGCGAGTATTTTCCACTTTAAGGAAATCGGAATTCCAGAACTGAAGGAATATCTGATCGGAGAGGGAATAAGTATTAGGAAATAA
- the hisA gene encoding 1-(5-phosphoribosyl)-5-[(5-phosphoribosylamino)methylideneamino]imidazole-4-carboxamide isomerase, producing MYIIPAIDLIEGKCVRLSQGDYSSKKEYHDDPLEMAKRFEGAGITRLHLVDLDGAKAKKIINGDVLERICAGTSLQVDFGGGIQADEEIEKAFSLGAKQVTGGSIAVKNPTLFDEWITKYGSEKIILGADAKNKKIAVGGWEETTSVDLIPFIQSYFNKGIRYVICTDVAKDGLLQGPSVDLYREILQEIPELKLIASGGVSSVKELEELEKVGVYGAIVGKAYYEGRVTLEELAAF from the coding sequence ATGTATATCATACCAGCCATTGACCTTATCGAAGGAAAGTGCGTTCGCCTCAGTCAGGGCGATTACAGCAGCAAAAAAGAATACCACGACGATCCGCTCGAAATGGCGAAGCGCTTTGAAGGCGCAGGGATTACTCGCTTGCATTTAGTGGATTTGGATGGTGCGAAAGCCAAAAAAATCATTAACGGAGATGTTTTGGAGCGAATTTGTGCAGGGACGAGTTTGCAGGTGGATTTTGGTGGAGGTATTCAGGCCGATGAGGAGATTGAAAAAGCCTTTTCACTAGGAGCCAAGCAAGTGACTGGAGGAAGTATTGCGGTGAAAAATCCAACTCTTTTCGACGAGTGGATTACGAAGTATGGTTCAGAGAAAATCATCCTTGGTGCCGATGCTAAAAACAAGAAAATTGCTGTGGGAGGTTGGGAAGAGACGACTTCCGTTGATTTGATCCCTTTTATCCAAAGCTATTTCAACAAAGGAATCCGCTATGTGATCTGTACCGATGTGGCCAAAGACGGGTTGCTTCAAGGTCCATCGGTGGACTTGTATCGGGAGATATTGCAGGAAATTCCTGAGTTGAAGCTCATCGCTAGTGGAGGGGTATCTTCAGTCAAAGAATTGGAAGAACTCGAGAAAGTTGGTGTTTACGGAGCGATAGTTGGAAAAGCTTACTACGAGGGAAGAGTGACTTTGGAGGAATTGGCAGCCTTTTAA